DNA sequence from the Streptomyces canus genome:
CACTGGTTCGTCTCGACGTACTCGAAGTCGTCGATGTCCTTGTCGCCCATGCCTACAGCCCCCTCGTATCCCCGTAGCAGGACATCCCGTTACTTCCTGTTGAACGCCGCATAGTTCTCCGCCTCAGCGTCGCTGAACGCGTCATGCGTCCTCTTCGTCTTCTTCCCGAAGTCGTCCAGCACGTCTTCCAGGTGCGCGACGATCTCGTAGAGACGCTCCTTCATCGCTTCGTGGGCGTCGTACAGCGCCTTCGCCTCACCGAAGCCCGTACCCAGCGCGCCCTGCGGCAGGTACGTGTTGCCCATGCAGCTCGACTTGGACGTCGTCATGTCCCTGATGACGCCGTTGAGCTTGGTGATCGTCCCCTCGATCTCACTCAGATCGACCTTGTACTGCTCAGCCATAATGCTCAGCTCCCCGTTGACTCCACGTTGTTACCCACACCCTGCTTACGTCGCCAGTCGCTCAGAACCCGCCCGCCCCCGAACAGAAGCAGCACCAGCGCGAACCCGGCCGCCAGGACGTACAACGCGTAGCGTTCCGTCCGTTGTTGTTCGGACTCGCCGAGGACCAGTGTCGCGGCCTGGACGTTGGCGGAGTCGCCCGCGGGGCCCGCCGTGTCCGGCTTCGGGCCGTCGGCCGAGGGCGTCGCCGTGTCGTCGTTGACCGCGGCGGCCGGGTCGATGACGCCCCAGCCCACGAAGTCGTCGCGGCCCGCCTTGGTCCGGTCCGCCGTCTGCTCGATCTGGGTGATGACCTGCTTGTAGTTCCACTCGGGGTGCTTGGCGCGGATCAGTGCCGCGACCCCCGAGACGTACGGCGCCGCGAAACTCGTGCCCTGGTCGACGCAGTTGCCGCCCACCGGAACGGTCGAGACCATGTCGATGCCGGGTGCCGCGACGCCCACGAACGGGCCCGACTGGGAGAAGGGGGCACGGGCGTTGTTGCGGTCGGAAGCCGCGACCGCCAGCACACCCGGATACGCCGCCGGGTACGTCTCCTTGACCTTGCCGTCCGCGCCGTCGTTGCCGGCCGCCGCGACGATCAGGGCATCATGCTTGTCCTGCGCGTACTTGACGGCCTGCAGGAAGGCGGCGTCGACATCCGGGGCCATCTTCGAAGCGGTGTCCTGCGAGATGTTGATGACCTTGGCCCCGGCGTCGGCCGCGAACTTGATCGCCTTGATCATCGTGTCGACGTTGCCGCTGCCCTTGTCGTCGTTCTGACGGATCGGGATGATCGTCGCTTCCGGGGCGAGGCCGACGAAACCGGTGCCGTCGAGCTTCCTGGCCGCGATGATCCCCGCGACCTTGGTGCCGTGGCCCACCGTGGGGTCGGTCTTGCCGGTGCCGCCCTTGTGCAGGAAGTCCGTGCCGTTGGCGACTGCGCCCTTGAGCTGCGCGTTGACGGTGTCGACACCGGTGTCGATGACGGCGACCTTGACGTTCTTGCCCTTGGTGTCCTGCCACAGCTGGTCCAGGACGACACGCTGCAGCGACCAGGGCGTTCCCTTGATGATGTCGGACGGGAACGAGCAGCTGGTGTCGTCGACCTGGAAGCGCACGTCGTCGTCGGCCAGGGTGGTCCGCACGCGCTCTGCGGCGGCAGTCGATGTGGCCCCCGCCGCGGCAGTCGATGTGGCCCCCGCCAAGGGCAGCCCACAGGCCAGTACCGCCACGGCGGCGGTGCCTGCGGCGCTCCGACGCGCGGTGCGCGATGCCCCGGATCCCACTGTTTTACGTCCTCCCGTTTTGTTTCTGTACGGGACGCATGAACCAGCTTTGAGCGGAAAAGTCCATGCACCCCGTGAATCGCCGATGGGGGCGAGTGCGCGACAGCGCACCCGCCCCCATCAAGCGGTCACGTCAGCCGCCCCAGATCTGGGCGTTCTTCGACTCGGTCGCCTGGTAGTTCTGGGCGGCGCTGTCGAGGGCCTTCGCGATGGCCTCCAGCGTCTGCTGCATGGAGGCGGCGCGCTGGTCCCACTCGGCCTGCTTGGCGCGGTAGGACTCCTGCGCCGAGCCTTCCCAGCTGGCGGAGATGCGCTTGACGCCGCTCTCCAGCTCGTCAAGCTGCGTACGGATCTTGCCCGCGGTGCTGCGGACGTCCTGCGCGGCCTGGGAGATCGTGGCGAAATTTACAAGAATCTGCCCGGACATCTCTTCTATGTCTCCTCAGATGTGTGGATGGTCGGTCACGGACGTGCGCCGCGGCGCACGGGTCCGATCATCCGAAGGGGGACGAGGCCGCGATGTTCTGGATGGACGCGCGCTGCTCCTCTTCCGAAGCCGCGTAGGCCTTGGTGCTCTGGTCGATCGCTTCCTTGATGTCGTTCAAGATCTGGTTGATCTTGTTGGCATCCTGGTTCACCTGCGACTGCAGGTTGTTGTACGCGGTGGCCGCCGAGCCCTTCCAGCCGCCCGTGATCGTGTCGATCACGGTCTGCAGGCGGGAGATTTCGCCCTGGATCGAGGAGTTGACCGAGGAGATCTTGCCGCTGAACGCGACCATCTCCTCCTCGGTCATGGTGAACTGCTGTCCAGCCATGTTGTGTCCCCCATGAGACGTAGGAGTTCTAGGTAGACCCACACACGCCACACCGCCGCCGAAGGGCGGCAGGCGTAGCCAGTCTGGTCTGGCTCCACTCTAGACGCATCCGCCGACAGAACGAACATCCGAAGGGTTCTGTAGCAAGATCGCGATGAACTCAACTCACCTTTTTCACAAGTTGTTTGCTATGCGCGCGCGACGCGCGCGGCCAACAAAGCGGCCACCAGGGGGGACGGAGGAAGACACCACAAAGGCCCTCCCCCAGGCCCAACAGCCTGAAGGAGAGCCCTCGTTCCGTTCGGACGCCGTTCGGACGCCGTTCGGACGTCGTGCGGACGCCTGGCCTACGACCCCTGCGCCTGCTCCGCGTTCCCGCTGCTGAGCTCCGGCCCCGCCGCCAGCAGATCGGCCCACGCGGCCGGCACCGCGACCGGCTTGATCTTGCCGTAACCGAGCCTGACCTGGGCGGTGTTGGTCTGCTGCTGGGTGTTGTTGTCGACCTTCTCGCCGCCGGTGACCTGACTGTCGTTCGTCGCGGGGACCGAGTAGCGCAGCCCCGTGTCGGTCACCAGGAAGGTGCTGCCGCCACCGGCGTCGGCCCCGGTGAGGCGCTTGAACAGCAGGCCGCTGCCGGGCGAGACGTAGGTGCTCGAACCGCTCTGGGAGACGTCCTTCGGGTAGTCCTGGCCGGTCCAGACGGTCATCTGGTCCTTGCCGGTCCGCGGGTCGTCCTTGCCGCCGTGCCAGATGCTGCACGCGACCTTGTTCCCGCCCTTCTCCCAGTGCGTGTTGGCCACGGTCACCGGTTCCTCGGGCCAGTTCTTCGCCGACATCCACTCGCCACCCGACGGCTGGACGTCGTTGAACCTGACCTCCACCGGTGCCGGCTTCTGTGAGCCGTACGCGCCGTCCACCCAGGTGCTGCGCAGCCACATCTGCGCCGTGAAGTCCGACACCGCCTGGACCTTGTCCTTCAGCACGATGTACTTCTGCTTCTTGCCGCCGATGGAACCATCGGCCTCGAGGATCAGGCCCACCTTGGAGTAGTTGGGATCGAGGCCCTCGACCTGCGCTTGCGACCCCACGTCCCCGCCCAGGTCGGGGAAGTCGAGGTCGCCCGCGACGTTCAGCGTCTTGATGAAGTCCGCGCTGACCTTCTGCGGCGTCGCGGCACCGAACACCGCGCGTTCCAGCGTCCGCATCGACTCCTCCCCCTGGAGCCTCCAGCCCACACCGCCCAGCAGGTAGGCCTGCCCGTCCCCGGTGACCATGTACCGCGGACCGGTGGTGTCGCCGGATGCGGCGGGGCCCTCGACGTAGAGGGCCTCCCGCTGGTTCAGCTCCTTCTTCCCCTTGTGCATCAGGTCGTTGTAGTCGCCCTGGTCCAGCACGTACGTGGCCCGCACCGGCTGCCCGTCCGAGCCCGGCGCCTCGCACAGCGCCCAGACCTTGGCCTTCTCCGCGTCCGAAGCCGACGGCAGCCGATCCGGCGCGAACGGAATCCCCACCGTCGCGCCCATCGGGTACTTGCTGTTGTCGAGCACCGACTCCTTGATCTTCATGACCTGGGGGTTCTCGCCGTTCAGCAGCAGCTTGGCGGACGCCAGGTTGAGGACCGGGTGCAGGCTGAGCTTGTCCTCGCCCTTGGTCTTCACCAGGACATAGCGCGTCGTCGACTCGCTGCCGACGAGGATGTTCTTGCCCTGTGCGTCCCAGCCCTTCGGAGCGGTCGGGCTGAGCATGCCCCAGGCGCCGAATCCGATGAGCACCAGCA
Encoded proteins:
- a CDS encoding WXG100 family type VII secretion target, with product MAEQYKVDLSEIEGTITKLNGVIRDMTTSKSSCMGNTYLPQGALGTGFGEAKALYDAHEAMKERLYEIVAHLEDVLDDFGKKTKRTHDAFSDAEAENYAAFNRK
- the mycP gene encoding type VII secretion-associated serine protease mycosin, with protein sequence MRTTLADDDVRFQVDDTSCSFPSDIIKGTPWSLQRVVLDQLWQDTKGKNVKVAVIDTGVDTVNAQLKGAVANGTDFLHKGGTGKTDPTVGHGTKVAGIIAARKLDGTGFVGLAPEATIIPIRQNDDKGSGNVDTMIKAIKFAADAGAKVINISQDTASKMAPDVDAAFLQAVKYAQDKHDALIVAAAGNDGADGKVKETYPAAYPGVLAVAASDRNNARAPFSQSGPFVGVAAPGIDMVSTVPVGGNCVDQGTSFAAPYVSGVAALIRAKHPEWNYKQVITQIEQTADRTKAGRDDFVGWGVIDPAAAVNDDTATPSADGPKPDTAGPAGDSANVQAATLVLGESEQQRTERYALYVLAAGFALVLLLFGGGRVLSDWRRKQGVGNNVESTGS
- a CDS encoding WXG100 family type VII secretion target; protein product: MSGQILVNFATISQAAQDVRSTAGKIRTQLDELESGVKRISASWEGSAQESYRAKQAEWDQRAASMQQTLEAIAKALDSAAQNYQATESKNAQIWGG
- a CDS encoding WXG100 family type VII secretion target translates to MAGQQFTMTEEEMVAFSGKISSVNSSIQGEISRLQTVIDTITGGWKGSAATAYNNLQSQVNQDANKINQILNDIKEAIDQSTKAYAASEEEQRASIQNIAASSPFG
- the eccB gene encoding type VII secretion protein EccB, with the translated sequence MATRRDELNAYSFARRRTVAAFLQPSPHGSEEAAPRPLKTVLPSLGVAVLVLIGFGAWGMLSPTAPKGWDAQGKNILVGSESTTRYVLVKTKGEDKLSLHPVLNLASAKLLLNGENPQVMKIKESVLDNSKYPMGATVGIPFAPDRLPSASDAEKAKVWALCEAPGSDGQPVRATYVLDQGDYNDLMHKGKKELNQREALYVEGPAASGDTTGPRYMVTGDGQAYLLGGVGWRLQGEESMRTLERAVFGAATPQKVSADFIKTLNVAGDLDFPDLGGDVGSQAQVEGLDPNYSKVGLILEADGSIGGKKQKYIVLKDKVQAVSDFTAQMWLRSTWVDGAYGSQKPAPVEVRFNDVQPSGGEWMSAKNWPEEPVTVANTHWEKGGNKVACSIWHGGKDDPRTGKDQMTVWTGQDYPKDVSQSGSSTYVSPGSGLLFKRLTGADAGGGSTFLVTDTGLRYSVPATNDSQVTGGEKVDNNTQQQTNTAQVRLGYGKIKPVAVPAAWADLLAAGPELSSGNAEQAQGS